Proteins encoded in a region of the Zea mays cultivar B73 chromosome 4, Zm-B73-REFERENCE-NAM-5.0, whole genome shotgun sequence genome:
- the LOC100381715 gene encoding uncharacterized protein LOC100381715 — translation MSCPARHPSSPLLPIQRAIHHPTTKPSPSRLPNPRRIRAPGGTRGAGSPTASRPRGPALRTGELDSRRRRRLYFISISRSLRRSSGERGSERRKQRTTDQYKMAVSFKYWDDCLDPEDMRLMWQDPVVSKEWNDAGEEQGQKVHLSRDPDGEAYLTQTEMMAVAAITVHRHFKSQLDPYMIGALAEIASGRRLFVDTYDRKTKETKVGILQVAPEVAQWLGRELGYKSYDIEDNTNLLYWPLVNVYFGAAYAKWLFSCDDRQRTEEFVVRAYKGGKKKAAHKSTSPIFQRYLYVKENLLSIRQPEICHDLAPDQEKLSSTESQLIYWDSKVSEADMDAMWKHPDVYKEWIKSGERRGNVRFSHDAKNRPYLSRVEVKAVAEIIISRHLSTRGVKPEALAALAEVCSMRFVHGVSTRTGLMGIDYPTAVWLSRDCGYRAYTLISVDDLYNPFASMYFGASYLAWLSQYEGREQSYEFIVQAYLGGPENVSLQETGPFWNQFLESLTQYQDPKKDNNNSCCIL, via the exons ATGTCATGTCCCGCTCGCCACCCATCCTCCCCCCTACTTCCAATTCAGCGAGCGATTCACCACCCCACCACCAAACCGTCTCCGTCGCGCCTCCCGAATCCCCGTCGAATCCGAGCTCCCGGAGGCACCCGAGGCGCGGGCTCCCCAACCGCCTCCCGACCCCGCGGGCCTGCGCTGCGCACCGGTGAGCTCgattcgcggcgccggcgtcgccTCTATTTCATTTCCATTTCCCGTTCGCTTCGTCGTTCCTCCGGCGAGAGAGGGAGCGAG CGACGAAAACAAAGAACTACTGATCAATATAAAATGGCTGTAAGCTTCAAATACTGGGACGATTGCTTGGATCCAGAGGATATGAGATTGATGTGGCAGGATCCTGTTGTAAGTAAAGAGTGGAATGATGCTGGGGAAGAGCAAGGACAGAAAGTTCACCTGTCACGGGACCCTGATGGTGAAGCATATCTCACACAAACTGAAATGATG GCAGTGGCGGCAATTACCgtccatagacatttcaaatcgcAGCTAGACCCG TATATGATAGGAGCACTTGCTGAAATTGCAAGTGGAAGGAGACTCTTTGTAGATACCTATGATCGCAAGACTAAAGAAACCAAGGTTGGCATACTGCAGGTGGCACCTGAAGTTGCTCAATGGCTTGGAAG GGAACTAGGTTACAAGAGTTATGACATTGAAGATAATACTAATTTGCTGTACTGGCCTCTTGTGAATGTCTATTTTGGTGCTGCTTATGCAAAATGGCTCTTCTCTTGTGATGACAG ACAAAGAACTGAAGAATTTGTTGTTAGAGCATATAAAGGCGGCAAAAAGAAGGCTGCTCACAAATCAACTTCCCCCATCTTCCAGCGTTATCTTTATGTGAAAGAGAACCTGTTGTCTATAAG ACAACCAGAAATTTGCCATGACCTCGCTCCTGACCAAGAAAAACTGTCAAGCACAG AATCACAGTTGATATATTGGGATTCCAAGGTATCAGAGGCTGATATGGATGCAATGTGGAAACATCCTGATGTGTATAAGGAGTGGATAAAATCTGGTGAGAGACGTGGAAATGTACGATTCTCCCATGATGCAAAGAACAGGCCTTACCTTTCTCGCGTTGAGGTGAAG GCTGTTGCCGAAATAATCATATCACGCCATTTGAGCACAAGAGGAGTAAAACCA GAAGCTCTCGCAGCACTTGCAGAGGTTTGCAGTATGCGCTTTGTTCATGGAGTAAGTACCCGGACTGGATTGATGGGAATAGACTACCCTACTGCTGTATGGCTTTCCAG GGATTGTGGCTACAGGGCATATACACTGATCTCTGTGGATGATCTCTACAATCCTTTTGCATCAATGTACTTTGGTGCATCGTACTTGGCATGGTTGTCTCAGTACGAAGGAAG GGAGCAAAGCTACGAATTCATTGTCCAGGCTTACCTTGGGGGACCAGAGAATGTTAGTCTTCAGGAGACTGGACCGTTTTGGAACCAATTCCTGGAGTCATTAACACAGTATCAAGATCCAAAGAA
- the LOC100381715 gene encoding uncharacterized protein isoform X1, which yields MAVSFKYWDDCLDPEDMRLMWQDPVVSKEWNDAGEEQGQKVHLSRDPDGEAYLTQTEMMAVAAITVHRHFKSQLDPLLFTMYSSSEVLSIHGAIHLCLLFTTYMIGALAEIASGRRLFVDTYDRKTKETKVGILQVAPEVAQWLGRELGYKSYDIEDNTNLLYWPLVNVYFGAAYAKWLFSCDDRQRTEEFVVRAYKGGKKKAAHKSTSPIFQRYLYVKENLLSIRQPEICHDLAPDQEKLSSTESQLIYWDSKVSEADMDAMWKHPDVYKEWIKSGERRGNVRFSHDAKNRPYLSRVEVKAVAEIIISRHLSTRGVKPEALAALAEVCSMRFVHGVSTRTGLMGIDYPTAVWLSRDCGYRAYTLISVDDLYNPFASMYFGASYLAWLSQYEGREQSYEFIVQAYLGGPENVSLQETGPFWNQFLESLTQYQDPKKDNNNSCCIL from the exons ATGGCTGTAAGCTTCAAATACTGGGACGATTGCTTGGATCCAGAGGATATGAGATTGATGTGGCAGGATCCTGTTGTAAGTAAAGAGTGGAATGATGCTGGGGAAGAGCAAGGACAGAAAGTTCACCTGTCACGGGACCCTGATGGTGAAGCATATCTCACACAAACTGAAATGATG GCAGTGGCGGCAATTACCgtccatagacatttcaaatcgcAGCTAGACCCG CTACTGTTCACCATGTACTCTTCATCCGAGGTACTGTCCATCCACGGTGCCATTCACCTGTGCCTACTGTTCACCACG TATATGATAGGAGCACTTGCTGAAATTGCAAGTGGAAGGAGACTCTTTGTAGATACCTATGATCGCAAGACTAAAGAAACCAAGGTTGGCATACTGCAGGTGGCACCTGAAGTTGCTCAATGGCTTGGAAG GGAACTAGGTTACAAGAGTTATGACATTGAAGATAATACTAATTTGCTGTACTGGCCTCTTGTGAATGTCTATTTTGGTGCTGCTTATGCAAAATGGCTCTTCTCTTGTGATGACAG ACAAAGAACTGAAGAATTTGTTGTTAGAGCATATAAAGGCGGCAAAAAGAAGGCTGCTCACAAATCAACTTCCCCCATCTTCCAGCGTTATCTTTATGTGAAAGAGAACCTGTTGTCTATAAG ACAACCAGAAATTTGCCATGACCTCGCTCCTGACCAAGAAAAACTGTCAAGCACAG AATCACAGTTGATATATTGGGATTCCAAGGTATCAGAGGCTGATATGGATGCAATGTGGAAACATCCTGATGTGTATAAGGAGTGGATAAAATCTGGTGAGAGACGTGGAAATGTACGATTCTCCCATGATGCAAAGAACAGGCCTTACCTTTCTCGCGTTGAGGTGAAG GCTGTTGCCGAAATAATCATATCACGCCATTTGAGCACAAGAGGAGTAAAACCA GAAGCTCTCGCAGCACTTGCAGAGGTTTGCAGTATGCGCTTTGTTCATGGAGTAAGTACCCGGACTGGATTGATGGGAATAGACTACCCTACTGCTGTATGGCTTTCCAG GGATTGTGGCTACAGGGCATATACACTGATCTCTGTGGATGATCTCTACAATCCTTTTGCATCAATGTACTTTGGTGCATCGTACTTGGCATGGTTGTCTCAGTACGAAGGAAG GGAGCAAAGCTACGAATTCATTGTCCAGGCTTACCTTGGGGGACCAGAGAATGTTAGTCTTCAGGAGACTGGACCGTTTTGGAACCAATTCCTGGAGTCATTAACACAGTATCAAGATCCAAAGAA
- the LOC100381715 gene encoding uncharacterized protein isoform X2 has protein sequence MAVSFKYWDDCLDPEDMRLMWQDPVVSKEWNDAGEEQGQKVHLSRDPDGEAYLTQTEMMAVAAITVHRHFKSQLDPYMIGALAEIASGRRLFVDTYDRKTKETKVGILQVAPEVAQWLGRELGYKSYDIEDNTNLLYWPLVNVYFGAAYAKWLFSCDDRQRTEEFVVRAYKGGKKKAAHKSTSPIFQRYLYVKENLLSIRQPEICHDLAPDQEKLSSTESQLIYWDSKVSEADMDAMWKHPDVYKEWIKSGERRGNVRFSHDAKNRPYLSRVEVKAVAEIIISRHLSTRGVKPEALAALAEVCSMRFVHGVSTRTGLMGIDYPTAVWLSRDCGYRAYTLISVDDLYNPFASMYFGASYLAWLSQYEGREQSYEFIVQAYLGGPENVSLQETGPFWNQFLESLTQYQDPKKDNNNSCCIL, from the exons ATGGCTGTAAGCTTCAAATACTGGGACGATTGCTTGGATCCAGAGGATATGAGATTGATGTGGCAGGATCCTGTTGTAAGTAAAGAGTGGAATGATGCTGGGGAAGAGCAAGGACAGAAAGTTCACCTGTCACGGGACCCTGATGGTGAAGCATATCTCACACAAACTGAAATGATG GCAGTGGCGGCAATTACCgtccatagacatttcaaatcgcAGCTAGACCCG TATATGATAGGAGCACTTGCTGAAATTGCAAGTGGAAGGAGACTCTTTGTAGATACCTATGATCGCAAGACTAAAGAAACCAAGGTTGGCATACTGCAGGTGGCACCTGAAGTTGCTCAATGGCTTGGAAG GGAACTAGGTTACAAGAGTTATGACATTGAAGATAATACTAATTTGCTGTACTGGCCTCTTGTGAATGTCTATTTTGGTGCTGCTTATGCAAAATGGCTCTTCTCTTGTGATGACAG ACAAAGAACTGAAGAATTTGTTGTTAGAGCATATAAAGGCGGCAAAAAGAAGGCTGCTCACAAATCAACTTCCCCCATCTTCCAGCGTTATCTTTATGTGAAAGAGAACCTGTTGTCTATAAG ACAACCAGAAATTTGCCATGACCTCGCTCCTGACCAAGAAAAACTGTCAAGCACAG AATCACAGTTGATATATTGGGATTCCAAGGTATCAGAGGCTGATATGGATGCAATGTGGAAACATCCTGATGTGTATAAGGAGTGGATAAAATCTGGTGAGAGACGTGGAAATGTACGATTCTCCCATGATGCAAAGAACAGGCCTTACCTTTCTCGCGTTGAGGTGAAG GCTGTTGCCGAAATAATCATATCACGCCATTTGAGCACAAGAGGAGTAAAACCA GAAGCTCTCGCAGCACTTGCAGAGGTTTGCAGTATGCGCTTTGTTCATGGAGTAAGTACCCGGACTGGATTGATGGGAATAGACTACCCTACTGCTGTATGGCTTTCCAG GGATTGTGGCTACAGGGCATATACACTGATCTCTGTGGATGATCTCTACAATCCTTTTGCATCAATGTACTTTGGTGCATCGTACTTGGCATGGTTGTCTCAGTACGAAGGAAG GGAGCAAAGCTACGAATTCATTGTCCAGGCTTACCTTGGGGGACCAGAGAATGTTAGTCTTCAGGAGACTGGACCGTTTTGGAACCAATTCCTGGAGTCATTAACACAGTATCAAGATCCAAAGAA